A window of Castanea sativa cultivar Marrone di Chiusa Pesio chromosome 1, ASM4071231v1 contains these coding sequences:
- the LOC142621965 gene encoding putative cinnamyl alcohol dehydrogenase 1 produces MSSLSANDDCLGWAARDASGVLSPYNFSRRAVGSDDVSIKITHCGVCYGDVVWTRNKHGDSMYPVVPGHEIAGIVKDVGSNVHHFKVGDHVGVGTYVNSCRDCEYCNDGLEVHCVKELVYTFNRMDADGTITKGGYSSYIVVHERYCFRIPDNYPLASAAPLLCAGITVYAPMVRHKMNQPGKSLGVIGLGGLGHMAVKFGKAFGLNVTIFSTSLSKKQEALTLLGADRFIVSTDQEQIEALAKSFDFIIDTASGVHSLDPYISLLKTAGVLVLVGFPSEAKFSPAILNLGMKTISGSVVGGTKVTQEMIDFCAAHKIYPNIEVIPIQYANEALERLIKKDVKYRFVIDIENSLK; encoded by the exons ATGAGCTCCTTGAGTGCAAATGATGATTGCCTTGGATGGGCGGCAAGAGATGCATCTGGAGTTTTATCACCTTACAACTTCAGCCGCAG AGCTGTTGGGAGTGATGAtgtttcaataaaaattacGCATTGTGGAGTTTGTTATGGTGATGTAGTTTGGACTAGGAATAAACATGGGGATTCAATGTATCCTGTAGTGCCTGG ACATGAAATTGCAGGAATTGTGAAAGATGTTGGTTCTAATGTTCATCACTTCAAAGTTGGTGACCATGTTGGAGTGGGAACCTATGTCAACTCATGCAGAGATTGTGAGTATTGTAATGATGGACTAGAAGTTCATTGCGTAAAAGAGTTAGTTTACACCTTTAATCGCATGGATGCGGATGGTACTATTACTAAGGGAGGATATTCCAGTTACATTGTTGTCCATGAAAG GTACTGCTTCAGGATACCTGACAACTATCCATTGGCTTCAGCAGCTCCTTTGCTATGTGCTGGAATTACTGTATATGCTCCTATGGTGCGCCACAAGATGAACCAACCTGGTAAATCTCTAGGAGTGATTGGTCTTGGAGGTCTTGGTCACATGGCAGTGAAGTTTGGGAAGGCTTTTGGGTTGAATGTAACAATTTTCAGCACTAGCTTATCCAAGAAACAGGAAGCCCTGACCTTGCTTGGTGCAGACAGATTTATAGTCTCGACTGATCAAGAGCAGATAGag GCCCTGGCTAAGTCATTTGACTTCATAATTGATACAGCATCTGGTGTTCACTCACTTGATCCATACATTTCGCTGTTGAAAACTGCTGGTGTTCTAGTCCTAGTAGGTTTCCCAAGTGAAGCCAAATTCAGTCCTGCAATCCTTAATCTAG GTATGAAAACCATTTCTGGTAGTGTAGTAGGTGGTACAAAGGTGACCCAAGAAATGATAGACTTCTGTGCTGCTCACAAAATTTACCCAAACATAGAAGTAATTCCAATTCAGTATGCAAATGAAGCTCTTGAGAGGCTAATAAAGAAAGATGTGAAGTACCGGTTTGTGATTGATATCGAGAACTCCCTAAAATGA